In Dama dama isolate Ldn47 chromosome X, ASM3311817v1, whole genome shotgun sequence, one genomic interval encodes:
- the LOC133051845 gene encoding melanoma-associated antigen B2-like has translation MPRRQKSKVRGHEKHHQARAETQGLHDQATTSRGEETTSSSPADVESAPSNSSAAGTPKEPQGAQGTASAAAGAIPKRFGVAGVSATARSRAGVGAEGQGQGGGNSSQASAAAESSHTDPLTMKVQVLVQKMLYKYKERELIKRSEMLKAINKRYRGQFPEILRRASKHIEMVFGLVLKEVRPDGHSYILVSNLDLSDSESMRGDRGLPKNGLLMPLLGVIYMNGHRLSEEKIWKVLNFLGIYDGRRHFIFGDTRKFLTEDLVREEYVEYRQVPGSDPPRYEFLWGPRALMESNKMKVLEFLAKVNDTVPAAFLEHFEESSGEVVDSTSARAVASVGTSASGRAGTSVWDTAGISFSVWDGPSAVAQAEHPASAMPGISAAASAGPSVLASAHARATSSWSSRP, from the exons ATGCCCCGTAGGCAGAAGAGTAAGGTCCGTGGTCATGAGAAACATCACCAGGCCCGGGCTGAGACCCAGGGTCTTCATGATCAAGCCACCACATCTAGGGGAGAAGagaccacctcctcctcccctgctgATGTAGAGAGTGCTCCCTCAAACTCCTCAGCTGCTGGCACCCCGAAGGAGCCTCAGGGAGCCCAAGGCACCGCCAGTGCTGCTGCAGGTGCTATACCCAAAAGATTTGGTGTCG CTGGTGTCAGTGCCACAGCACGCTCAAGAGCTGGTGTAGGTGCCGAGGGCCAAGGTCAGGGAGGTGGAAATTCCTCCCAGGCCTCAGCTGCTGCTGAGAGCTCTCACACAGATCCTCTGACCATGAAGGTGCAGGTGTTGGTGCAGAAGATGCTGTATAAGTATAAGGAGAGGGAGCTCATTAAGAGGTCCGAAATGCTGAAGGCAATCAATAAAAGGTACAGGGGGCAATTCCCTGAGATCCTCAGGAGAGCCTCGAAGCACATAGAGATGGTGTTTGGCCTGGTCCTGAAGGAAGTCAGGCCCGACGGTCACTCCTATATCCTGGTGAGCAACCTAGATCTCAGCGACAGTGAGTCTATGAGAGGTGACCGGGGGCTGCCGAAGAATGGTCTTCTGATGCCTCTTCTGGGTGTCATCTACATGAATGGCCACCGCCTCTCTGAGGAGAAGATCTGGAAGGTCCTGAATTTTCTGGGCATCTATGATGGAAGAAGgcacttcatctttggagataccAGGAAGTTCCTCACAGAAGATCTGGTGCGGGAAGAGTACGTGGAGTACCGCCAGGTGCCAGGCAGCGATCCCCCTcgctatgagttcctgtggggtccaAGAGCACTCATGGAATCCAACAAGATGAAAGTCCTGGAGTTTTTGGCCAAGGTCAATGATACGGTCCCTGCTGCCTTCCTGGAGCATTTTGAGGAGTCTTCGGGAGAGGTAGTAGACAGCACCAGCGCCAGAGCTGTAGCCAGCGTTGGCACTTCTGCCTCGGGCAGGGCTGGCACGTCTGTCTGGGATACTGCAGGCATTTCTTTCTCGGTCTGGGATGGCCCTTCTGCTGTAGCCCAGGCTGAGCATCCTGCCTCAGCCATGCCTGGCATTTCTGCTGCAGCCAGTGCTGGCCCTTCTGTCTTGGCCAGTGCCCACGCTAGGGCCACATCCAGCTGGTCATCTCGCCCCTAG